Genomic window (Candidatus Nitrosocosmicus franklandus):
ATTACTACACCGCTAAGAGACATGTTTGCTGCGTTGTTTTTTATTTCCATAGGCGCACTTATGGATATATCCCTGGTACCTGCCTTTCTGATACCTGCAATAATTCTTGTCGCCGTATCAATTGTTTCAAAATTTGGCATAGTGAGTGGCATGCTATCATTGGCCAAATATGGATCGACTACAGCTGTTAGAACAGGAATAGGGATATCTGCTGCAAGGGGGGAATTATCTTTGGTTGTAGTCAAAGCTGGACAGGACGTTGGAGCTATTTCCAATTCGGTTTTTCCCGTATTAGGTGTAGTAACCATTCTTACTACATTTTTGACTCCTTATTTTCTAAAATTGGGAAAGCTTGTCAAGTTTTCTTCTGATTCTACTGATGGCACTTCTACAACAAAAACGCCTACCAAATCAAATAAAGACGACGAACATCCTCCAAAATCAACCTAATAAGTAGATGGACGTATATGTATGTGTGCTTGACACCCGAAAATGAATGAAAATGCTGACCTGTTGATAACCTCAAAATTTTATTTGGATGATGACACTGATAAAGAATGAACAACACAATTGAAATGGTCAAAAACGATTTGACAGCGAGTTTATAAGATACCTGTATGATTAAATGACAATATCCCGAATGTCTGATAAAAATTCCGAATTGGATACTCTTGATGCTGGTACCATGGAGTTTATGAAATGGCTGGCAAACAAAGATACAAATTCTGAAAATACTTTGATAATAGTTAAAGACTATTTTGATAATAAATATGTCATTTTGTTTGACAAGAGCATTTTAAATAATGTAATTGTAGCTTATAGGGAAGGTATGCCATATTGTGTGACCTGTAATACTGATGATTGCGGTCATGTGGGTTTTGCAATCTGTTTAAAGCAAGACTATGACCGAGATGATCAAGCGATATTTTGATTTATTCTTGTTTTATTAACTTATGTTTGGAAGTCCGTGGTTTAAAATCTACTTATCTGGGTTCATCTTTTAAATCAAACGTTCTATACTAATTTAACTAGCTTTATTAGACCTGCCAGTACTGATTTTAACGCTATTTCAGAACAAATAAGTAATCAGATAAACCGGCTCTGACAAATCTTTTAGAACGTTATTTTTTACTTTGGTATGGTATTTAGATCTATTCCCACGAACCATAACCTTCGCAATCCTGCAAAACCTTCAAGGATTTACAAACCAACTTTACAGGATTAATTCTTCAATTCGTTATTGATCATTTCTCGTAGTTCTGAAAAACGAACGGGTTTTTGAAGTAGCCTGTCAATCTTGGCCGCATTGTAATCGGGATGATTTTTCAAGTCAACAATATCAAAGGCTGTCATTAAGAATATCTTGATTTTATCATTTTCTTCTCTAATTTTTCTTGCCAATTCTATTCCACAAATTCCTGGCATACGCATATCGGTAATTAATATTGAATGGTTATCTGGTGTTTCTTTAAAATATTCTAATGCTAATAAAGGATCAGAGAAAGATATTGCATCGTAACCCACATTTGTCAAAAATGTCTTAAATAAAGAAGCCAACTCCATTTCGTCATCTACTATTACTATCGAATGCGATGAAGATGATGATGGATTTGCATCTTTTAGAGACACTAAAGTCTTTACTATTTAAATTTATTTAACCTTAACTATGTAAATCTCGTAATACACTATTTCGCCATGCTTCTACGCATAAACATTTTTGATACCCTTACAATCAGGTCACATGCAAAACGTTTTTGCAAACAAGATATCAAGATTATGAGACTTATCTTTCACAGAAAGCGCATTTCAGTTTTTCTTAATCTGTTGTTTCTCGAAAAATTATCTGTTTTTTTGTCACCATATTTATTTATGATCGGCGCTAGAATTTGCCAAAAATCTCTCATTTGATTTTTATAGAATATAAAAACTAACCAAATTTAGATGCAGTAAGGGTGAACTATTTCTTGGATACGTCACGCCTTCACATTCTTGAGAAGATATATTTTATATAGCAGATATCCGATTGATTTTCCTTTTAAATTATTATTCTATTGACTATATAATTATACTCCGATTTTCTAGAATTTCCTTCCCATATAATGCTGCTGTATTGCATTGTAACTTGTGTTTTCTATTTTAAGAGTAGGCTGAAACATTTATCTAACAATACTGTTGTCATCGCTTGAAGGTGTTATTCTTGGTTACAATTTTATTTTATTTTATTTTCTTTTAGTTGTGTTATCTATTAAGACAACAGTTTCTATAATTAGGTAATTTATTTCTTGGTTGATCATTGGATGTATAATGAAATAACTCTTCTCGTTTATTCTTTCCTGGTATATGGTTCTTACTGACAATTATATTTTTTGTAGATATGCGTGTTCCAA
Coding sequences:
- a CDS encoding response regulator yields the protein MSLKDANPSSSSSHSIVIVDDEMELASLFKTFLTNVGYDAISFSDPLLALEYFKETPDNHSILITDMRMPGICGIELARKIREENDKIKIFLMTAFDIVDLKNHPDYNAAKIDRLLQKPVRFSELREMINNELKN